In the Candidatus Cloacimonadota bacterium genome, ATGTGGCGGTTCGCTTGCAATGAGATATGCGCTCAAGGTTTATGGCAAAAATACAATGCTCTCGATCCCCGCTTGCTGCTGGGCTGTAATTGATGGTCCATTTCCCTATACTGCTTGTGGTGTTCCAATTTTTCACACTGCTTTTGAAACCGCAGCTGTAGTCGCTTCCGGCATAAAAGCAGGTCTGCGAGTTACAGGTAAAGGCTCTTCAAACGTAATTGCCTGGGCTGGCGACGGTGGCACTTTTGACATTGGTCTTCAAGCAATATCCGGTGCTGCAGAGCGAAATGATGATATCACATATATTGTTTATGATAATGAAGCCTACATGAACACGGGCATACAGAGAAGTTCCGCTACACCTCCAGGTGCATGGACAACTACCACACCCGTGAAGCATTATAAAACAGGTCCCAAGAAAAATATTGTAGAAATTCTCGCTGCCCACAGAATTCCTTATGCTGCTACTGCTTCCGTAGGTTATCCCGAAGATATGATAAAGAAGCTGGAAAAAGCACGTGATACTCGTGGATTCAGATTTATCCACGTTTTTGCACCTTGCCCTACCGGCTGGAAATCCGACCCAAAATATACTATTAAATTGGCAAAACTTGCTGTTCAATCAAACATATTTCCCCTCTATGAAATTGAAAATGGCATAGATTATAAACAGACAAAGAAAATTAAAACACCGAAACCAATTAATGAATATATGAATTTACAAGGCAGATTCAAGCATCTTAGTGAAGAAGAAATTGGAAATATTCAGAAAGACACAGATAAAAACTACAGTATTCTTTCGAAGAGATTCGAATAGATTACTTATCTCTGATTTAAATATTAATAAGCCTTT is a window encoding:
- a CDS encoding 3-methyl-2-oxobutanoate dehydrogenase subunit beta; translation: MKLTIPYEEIMQPGHLACQGCGGSLAMRYALKVYGKNTMLSIPACCWAVIDGPFPYTACGVPIFHTAFETAAVVASGIKAGLRVTGKGSSNVIAWAGDGGTFDIGLQAISGAAERNDDITYIVYDNEAYMNTGIQRSSATPPGAWTTTTPVKHYKTGPKKNIVEILAAHRIPYAATASVGYPEDMIKKLEKARDTRGFRFIHVFAPCPTGWKSDPKYTIKLAKLAVQSNIFPLYEIENGIDYKQTKKIKTPKPINEYMNLQGRFKHLSEEEIGNIQKDTDKNYSILSKRFE